DNA sequence from the Thermoplasma sp. Kam2015 genome:
CGGTCTTGTACTGAATCAGATGCACAGGCAAAGGGCTATTCACTGAAAGGAATTTTAGAAGATTCAGCTGAATGATAGATCACCATGACTTCACATTATGATGTTTTGGCCATCGAAATCAACTGCGATATAATATTTTACAGAAACTTGGCGTAAATCCAAAAATAAAAATTGAAAATAAAAAATTGGCCACCTAGATGTGGTCATCCCGCTTAGAATACAGGGATCTTGCCTTCGACAAACTGCATAGTCAGATCCGATATGTGGGCAATTCTGTCGTCAACGAGATTTCTTATGTTGTTCTTGTGCTTTGAATGATCAACGTTCCCCTCATATATGACCTGTACGCTTGCCACATGTGGATCGTCTATGGGCCTACCTATCTGCGAAACTATCCTGACCAGTACTTCAGCGATGTCGTTGCCTTCCTCCTTCACTATATCGTTCGCTATCTTGTTTGACAGAACGTTATAGAGCTTTCCCACGTGCGTGACCGGGTTCTTTCCTGCGGCAGCCTCCATGCTCATGGCCCTGTACGGTGTTATCAATCCATTGACTCTGTTTCCCCTTCCTACTGATCCATCATCGCCGTTCTCCATGGACATGCCTGTGACCGTAAGATATCCAACGGCCTTGCCATCTTCCTTTATATCCGCGGTATTTATGAAAACCTTTACCTCCTTGTCGGTGTATTCAACAGCGTTGTCCAGGACGAGCTGCTTAAGTTCATCCTTTATATTGAAGTATTCGTCGGCATCGTGGATGTATTTATCCACCATTGCTGCCGCCACAGTCAGGTTTATAGTGTCCTTCTGCCTGAATCCCATGACCTTGATATCATAGCCAACCATGGGCATCTTCTTCTTGAGCTCTCCATTAAGGTATTTCTCCGTATTCAGAACCATGTTTTCAGTTTCTGACAGAGGTGCAAAACCAACCCCGAATGATGTGTCGTTGGCCTCAAGCTTCTTTGTGTCGTAGACCTCCACAAGATCAACGGACCCCTGGCCTATCCTTGAATCTATCATGACATCTGCGTCAACGTCCAGGTGCTTGAAATGTTCTCTGAGATAGTCTCTGGCAGCCTTTATCGTTATAGATTTGAACGGCACACGGTCATTGCCAACCTTGGTCGTTGCCCTTCCACTGAGAAGTATATAAGTCGGCTCCAGAACAAGCCCACCTCCATACTTGGGTGCCGACTGCCCGCCGACGACCTCAACCTGATCCGTGTTGTGGTGCAGGATCCTACCGTAGTGCTCTATGTAATATTTTGATAGGGATCTGCTAACTGCCTCTGCAATACCGTCTGCAACGCTATCTGGATGCCCGATACCCTTCCTCTCCACTATTTCAACTTCTTTCTTTGGAGTCGGTATCTGGTGCAGCTCCTCGACTGAGATATTTCTCTCCATAATTAACCTCTGGATAGTCCATATTTATGGTTTATTAAATGTTTTGTAAGCAAATTCCAAATATTACGGCATCTGAAAATAATATTACTATTAGTAATTAGAACAATATTTATGCCCTCCGTTGAATAACACCCATGAACTTCCTCATAAGTGTTTATGACAAGACTGGCCTGATCGATTTTCTCTCGAGCATAAAGAGCAAGATCGATCTGGTATACGCAACATCCGGTACCTACAGATCGCTCGGAGGCTTGGGCCTGAAACTTCATGAGACATCTGAGATAACCGGCTTCGAGGACCTTCTAGGTGGAAGGGTAAAGACGCTTCATCCGATGCTGTACGCCGGCCTTCTATACAGGGACAGGAATGATGGAGACCAGATAAAATTCGATGTTGTCATATCAAATCTATATCCATTCAGTACTGATATGAAGAGCGAGGACGAAATGATAGAGAACATCGACATTGGCGGCGTTTCGCTGACCAGGGCAGCCGCGAAGAACTACAGGAACATACTGATACTGACTTCTCCTGATGACTATGCAGCAGCCGCTAAGGTGATCAACTCCGGATCCATACCGGAAGAATACAGAAAGAGAATGGCCATGAAGGCCTTCATAAGGATGGCCGAATATGATGCGAAGATACATGAGGGCCTTTCAAGGGTTTTCGGCATGGATCCAGATTCATACGCTGTCATAGGCCATGATGGAGAAAAGTTGAGATATGGTGAAAACCCGGATCAGGAAGGATATCTGTTCATGAATAGTGCGCATGTCGGTGTGGCAGGGGCAGAAAAGCTCAACGGAAAAGAGCTTTCATACAATAATATACTGGATGCTGATTCGGCCTTCGAGACCGCGCTTGAGTTTCAAGATCCTGCAGTGGTTGTCATGAAGCATAACACACCCTCTGGCGTGGCGCAAGACGGCGACATAGTGGCTGCCTTCAGGAAGGCATGGGATGCCGATTCTGAGAGCGCATACGGTTCTGTGATAGCAGTTAACAGAAAGGTCACGGAGGAACTGGCCGCTGCCATGAAGCCTTACTTCATAGAGGTTGTTCTTGCTCCGGACTACGAAGATAAGGCGCTGGATCTGCTCAGAAAGAAGAAGAACCTCCGTGTTCTCAGGGTGAACTGGCAGAGGGACACAAGGCTGCGCATAAGGTCAGTATCGGGAGGATTTCTGGCTCAGACACCGATGCATGCCTCCATTGATGCATCTTCCCTCAAGCTAGTTACGGAGAGATCCGCCGATCCGAAATCGCTGGAGGATCTATTGTTCGCATGGAAGGTGGTGGCCAGATCGAGAAGCAATGCTATAGTATTCGCGAAGGATCTGGTGACAACCGGTATAGGTGCCGGTCAGACCTCAAGGGTGGAGGCAGTTAGGATAGCTGCGCAGCGTGCCGGTGATCGTTCAAAGGGATCAGTGATGGCCTCTGATGCGTTCTTCCCGTTCCCTGATAGCATCGATGTGGCAGCAGATGCTGGAATAAAGGCCATAATCCAGCCAGGCGGATCAATAAGGGATGATGAAGTTATAAAACGCTGCAACGAGCTCGGAATACCCATGTACTTCACAGGAAAAAGAGTGTTCCTCCATTAAAATTTATAATTATAAATCAAAAATTTTATTCTCCCTTGAAAACAGGTTTCCTCTTTTCCTTGAATGCGGTGAGCCCCTCCTTAGCATCCTTTGTTCTGAACGTAAGCGCAAACTTTTCCTTCTCCATCTCGTAGCCCTCCCTTCTCGTATAGGTCATCACTTCTTTTATATATCTGACTGAAACTGCAGGTTTTTCCGCCAGATCCCTGGCCAACTTTATGGCCTCATCAAGATAGTTTTCAGATACCATATTCACTATTCCATGCGAAAGGGCCTCCTTTTCATCTATCACACGCCCGGTCAGAGCAAGATATTTTCCATAAGATGGGCCGGCCAGATCTATTATCCTTTGCGTTCCGCCGAAACCGGGCATTATACCGAGGCCAACCTCAGGAAATCCATACTTCGTATTAACGTCTGATATGCGAAAATCGCATGCAAGCGCCAGCTCAAAGCCTCCACCAAGCGCATAGCCATGGACAGCCGCGATAACTGGTTTTTCATAGGTCGCTATGCTGTTCATAACATTCTGGCCCAGATCCGAGAAATGATAGGCGGCCCGGTCATCCATCGTCAGAAAGTTGTTTATG
Encoded proteins:
- a CDS encoding methionine adenosyltransferase, translating into MERNISVEELHQIPTPKKEVEIVERKGIGHPDSVADGIAEAVSRSLSKYYIEHYGRILHHNTDQVEVVGGQSAPKYGGGLVLEPTYILLSGRATTKVGNDRVPFKSITIKAARDYLREHFKHLDVDADVMIDSRIGQGSVDLVEVYDTKKLEANDTSFGVGFAPLSETENMVLNTEKYLNGELKKKMPMVGYDIKVMGFRQKDTINLTVAAAMVDKYIHDADEYFNIKDELKQLVLDNAVEYTDKEVKVFINTADIKEDGKAVGYLTVTGMSMENGDDGSVGRGNRVNGLITPYRAMSMEAAAGKNPVTHVGKLYNVLSNKIANDIVKEEGNDIAEVLVRIVSQIGRPIDDPHVASVQVIYEGNVDHSKHKNNIRNLVDDRIAHISDLTMQFVEGKIPVF
- the purH gene encoding bifunctional phosphoribosylaminoimidazolecarboxamide formyltransferase/IMP cyclohydrolase, with protein sequence MNFLISVYDKTGLIDFLSSIKSKIDLVYATSGTYRSLGGLGLKLHETSEITGFEDLLGGRVKTLHPMLYAGLLYRDRNDGDQIKFDVVISNLYPFSTDMKSEDEMIENIDIGGVSLTRAAAKNYRNILILTSPDDYAAAAKVINSGSIPEEYRKRMAMKAFIRMAEYDAKIHEGLSRVFGMDPDSYAVIGHDGEKLRYGENPDQEGYLFMNSAHVGVAGAEKLNGKELSYNNILDADSAFETALEFQDPAVVVMKHNTPSGVAQDGDIVAAFRKAWDADSESAYGSVIAVNRKVTEELAAAMKPYFIEVVLAPDYEDKALDLLRKKKNLRVLRVNWQRDTRLRIRSVSGGFLAQTPMHASIDASSLKLVTERSADPKSLEDLLFAWKVVARSRSNAIVFAKDLVTTGIGAGQTSRVEAVRIAAQRAGDRSKGSVMASDAFFPFPDSIDVAADAGIKAIIQPGGSIRDDEVIKRCNELGIPMYFTGKRVFLH
- a CDS encoding enoyl-CoA hydratase/isomerase family protein, which codes for MSDEVYREIKIQDEGNVRIVQIKRENPLNPLTIDVLDEVEKAIRESGKVVVLRGSDRAFSAGADINNFLTMDDRAAYHFSDLGQNVMNSIATYEKPVIAAVHGYALGGGFELALACDFRISDVNTKYGFPEVGLGIMPGFGGTQRIIDLAGPSYGKYLALTGRVIDEKEALSHGIVNMVSENYLDEAIKLARDLAEKPAVSVRYIKEVMTYTRREGYEMEKEKFALTFRTKDAKEGLTAFKEKRKPVFKGE